In Sediminitomix flava, a single genomic region encodes these proteins:
- a CDS encoding parallel beta-helix domain-containing protein produces MRIKSTIVWLSLIGILGFSSCTEDDATPKPEDINISASETAAEDAQLAFIEVEDGQTIVFGEGVFNFTNTLSMDGKKEITIIGAGKDKTFLDFNGQIAGGDGVLITNSTKIRVEGLTIRDSKGDALKTRDCNTVSFVSVGTVWSGEPRMENGAYGLYPVLCTEVYIDDCYAYGASDAGIYVGQSDKVIVKNSVAEGNVAGIEIENTTNADVFDNEAFDNTGAILVFDLPGLTKYGSSVRVFNNNCHDNNRKNFAPEGNIVANVPAGTGCMVLSTKDVEIFENTFDENNFASVIVANYLLINQQANDPLYNPFPSGIYIHDNSYTMSANITAEQPALIQQLVGVLGLYQLSQPHIFIDGIIPGVESICIQESNSSFVNLNALDQTFQSVKTDISAHDCTKDPLSEVEFSPF; encoded by the coding sequence ATGAGAATTAAATCGACCATTGTATGGCTGTCTTTGATTGGCATTTTAGGCTTTAGTTCATGTACTGAAGATGATGCGACACCAAAGCCAGAGGACATCAACATTTCAGCAAGTGAAACAGCAGCAGAAGATGCACAACTAGCATTCATTGAAGTAGAGGACGGACAAACTATCGTCTTTGGTGAAGGAGTTTTTAACTTCACTAATACTTTATCAATGGATGGGAAAAAGGAAATCACAATCATTGGTGCAGGTAAAGACAAAACATTTTTAGATTTCAATGGACAAATTGCTGGAGGAGACGGTGTTCTGATCACCAACTCTACAAAAATTAGAGTTGAAGGACTTACTATTAGAGATTCTAAAGGAGATGCATTAAAAACTCGCGACTGTAACACTGTAAGTTTTGTAAGTGTAGGTACTGTTTGGTCGGGTGAACCAAGAATGGAAAATGGTGCTTATGGACTTTATCCTGTACTTTGTACTGAAGTTTATATTGATGATTGCTACGCTTACGGAGCATCTGATGCAGGTATTTATGTAGGTCAATCAGATAAAGTAATTGTAAAAAATAGTGTTGCTGAAGGAAATGTAGCGGGTATCGAAATTGAGAATACAACAAACGCTGACGTATTTGACAACGAAGCCTTCGATAATACAGGTGCAATCCTTGTGTTTGACCTTCCTGGTCTTACAAAATACGGTAGCTCGGTTAGAGTATTCAACAACAACTGCCACGACAATAACCGTAAAAACTTTGCCCCAGAAGGTAATATTGTTGCTAACGTTCCTGCAGGAACAGGATGCATGGTTTTAAGTACAAAAGATGTTGAAATCTTTGAGAACACATTTGATGAAAACAACTTTGCGAGTGTAATTGTAGCAAACTATCTTTTAATCAACCAGCAAGCAAACGACCCCTTATACAATCCATTCCCTTCTGGGATTTACATTCATGACAACAGCTACACGATGTCTGCAAATATTACAGCAGAACAACCTGCCCTTATCCAACAATTGGTTGGTGTTCTTGGCTTGTATCAACTGAGCCAACCTCACATTTTCATAGATGGAATTATCCCTGGAGTAGAATCCATTTGTATTCAAGAGTCAAATTCTTCTTTTGTCAACCTAAACGCATTGGATCAAACATTCCAAAGCGTAAAAACTGACATTAGTGCTCACGACTGTACAAAAGATCCTTTATCTGAGGTGGAGTTCTCTCCATTCTAA
- the sppA gene encoding signal peptide peptidase SppA: protein MGQFIREIFASIVGVLIAVFILAVMGVAVMVSSAVSSQEVSIDDNSILEFNLNQPLKEIVEDDFSAFLELAGLPSEGSPLSFQFVLKAIKEAKTDDNVKAIYLKGGNFKGGYAQAEELRDVLVDFKLSGKPIFAYADNYSEKTYYITSVANEVIIPSVGSLEFNGLSQQLMYFTGMFEKLGVKAEVFKVGTFKSAVEPFINKKMSPANRQQTEVYLNSLYDHYLQNVALSRGLDKNVLKEISNKMLVQTPEDALKYKLVTEVAYEDVFKKKLYEAVGLESSDANMLKMGKYISSVESKSGMSSSNQIAVLVAEGEIIYGEGSDGTVGNVEIVERLRELGKDDDVKAVVFRVNSPGGSALASDLVWREIQLLRKKKPVVASMSDVAASGGYYFSMGTDKIVASPNTITGSIGVFGVLFNPKAFMNNKLGVTFDAVSTGEYSNFMSTVDDFNENDKRIVQNSVNRIYSDFTSKAASGRNMELDALRAIAEGRVWTGQDALERGLVDELGGTFKAVEVAAELANLEEGDYEVTYQSGAKSIFEKFAQSMEQGQEAKLKEKLGPLYNWNEQLNKLQRLEGVQARMPYELEIY, encoded by the coding sequence ATGGGACAATTTATCCGTGAAATTTTTGCAAGTATTGTAGGGGTGCTAATAGCTGTTTTTATCCTCGCTGTAATGGGGGTAGCCGTAATGGTTTCTTCAGCTGTTTCATCTCAAGAAGTGTCAATTGATGATAATTCGATTTTAGAGTTTAATCTTAATCAGCCTTTAAAGGAAATTGTAGAAGACGATTTTAGTGCATTCTTAGAGTTGGCAGGTTTGCCAAGTGAGGGATCACCTTTGTCTTTTCAGTTTGTGTTGAAAGCGATTAAAGAGGCAAAAACAGATGATAATGTTAAGGCGATATATCTGAAAGGTGGGAATTTTAAAGGAGGTTATGCGCAAGCAGAAGAATTGAGAGATGTTCTTGTAGACTTTAAATTATCTGGGAAACCAATTTTTGCTTATGCGGATAATTATTCTGAAAAAACATATTACATAACTTCAGTAGCTAATGAAGTAATCATTCCTTCTGTTGGTTCTCTTGAGTTTAATGGTCTTTCTCAACAGCTGATGTACTTCACAGGCATGTTTGAGAAGTTGGGTGTGAAAGCTGAAGTGTTTAAAGTAGGTACTTTTAAAAGTGCGGTTGAGCCTTTTATCAATAAGAAAATGAGTCCTGCAAATAGACAGCAAACTGAAGTTTATTTGAACTCACTTTATGATCATTACCTGCAGAATGTAGCTTTGTCAAGAGGTCTTGATAAAAATGTATTGAAAGAGATTTCGAATAAAATGCTAGTTCAAACTCCAGAAGATGCATTGAAATATAAGTTAGTAACAGAGGTTGCTTACGAAGATGTTTTCAAAAAGAAATTATATGAAGCTGTTGGTTTAGAGTCTTCTGATGCAAACATGCTTAAAATGGGCAAATATATCTCTTCAGTAGAGTCTAAGTCAGGTATGTCTTCTTCAAATCAGATTGCAGTATTGGTAGCTGAAGGCGAAATTATCTATGGAGAAGGAAGCGATGGAACTGTTGGTAATGTTGAGATTGTAGAGCGATTGAGAGAGTTGGGTAAAGATGATGATGTAAAGGCGGTTGTATTCAGAGTGAATTCTCCTGGAGGAAGTGCTTTAGCTTCAGATCTTGTATGGAGAGAAATTCAACTTCTTCGTAAGAAAAAACCTGTCGTGGCTTCAATGTCAGATGTTGCCGCTTCTGGAGGGTATTACTTCTCGATGGGAACAGATAAAATTGTAGCATCTCCAAATACAATTACAGGTTCTATTGGTGTTTTTGGTGTTTTATTCAATCCAAAAGCATTCATGAATAATAAACTAGGAGTTACTTTCGATGCCGTTTCTACTGGAGAATATTCAAACTTCATGAGTACAGTTGATGACTTCAATGAGAATGATAAGCGTATTGTTCAAAATTCAGTTAATCGTATTTATAGTGATTTTACTTCTAAAGCAGCTAGCGGAAGAAATATGGAGTTGGATGCTTTAAGAGCCATTGCTGAAGGTCGTGTGTGGACAGGTCAAGATGCCTTGGAAAGAGGACTTGTTGATGAGTTAGGCGGAACCTTCAAGGCTGTTGAAGTTGCGGCTGAATTGGCTAATCTTGAAGAAGGAGATTATGAAGTAACTTACCAAAGTGGCGCAAAATCTATCTTTGAAAAATTTGCTCAAAGTATGGAGCAAGGTCAAGAGGCAAAGTTGAAAGAAAAACTTGGTCCACTTTATAACTGGAATGAGCAGTTGAATAAACTACAAAGATTGGAAGGTGTTCAAGCTCGTATGCCTTATGAGTTAGAGATCTACTAA
- a CDS encoding DUF4924 family protein: protein MNIADKKKEENICEYIIHIYRSEYLIRNFEGKIEDIEKYVISHLPVSDEEKQEQKTWYDSLISQMQTEEIMKEGHLSFVQEHVTELEALHSRLLEEDETYKGFFNVAKPDIDKNLEIADGLITSEIQICLNAMFGMLLLKMNRKPIPEDAQAMLEKFGDVLSYLSVVYKREAQA, encoded by the coding sequence ATGAATATTGCTGATAAAAAGAAAGAGGAAAACATCTGCGAATACATCATTCACATCTATCGATCAGAGTATCTTATCAGAAACTTTGAAGGAAAGATTGAGGATATAGAGAAATATGTAATCAGTCATTTGCCTGTATCTGATGAAGAGAAGCAAGAACAAAAAACTTGGTATGATTCTCTAATCAGTCAGATGCAGACTGAAGAAATAATGAAAGAAGGACATCTATCTTTTGTACAAGAACATGTTACAGAGTTAGAAGCGCTTCACTCTCGACTATTAGAGGAGGATGAGACTTACAAAGGATTCTTCAATGTCGCAAAACCAGATATAGACAAAAATCTGGAGATTGCGGATGGTTTGATCACAAGTGAAATACAGATTTGTTTGAATGCTATGTTCGGAATGCTTCTTCTAAAAATGAATAGAAAACCAATTCCAGAAGATGCTCAAGCAATGCTAGAAAAATTTGGAGATGTACTGTCATATTTGAGTGTGGTTTATAAAAGAGAAGCACAAGCTTAA
- a CDS encoding TonB-dependent receptor, protein MKSVIRYIFFFLLVCTSFESLGQQTQIIQGILIDKESEYPIIGASVILKEHDPIIGTTTDPNGRFKLENVPTGRHQILISAIGYETITLNEILVIGGKSTQLDLKMTEKATQLDEVVVKPDDPHYTPNNEMALVSARGFDTELTERFAGSRNDPARMATNFAGVSGANDGRNDIIIRGNSPMGVLWRLEGVDIPSPNHFAAFGSTGGPVSMLNTNTLGQSDFMTAAFPSAYGNALAGVFDLNMRNGNLGKNEFMGQIGFNGIELGAEGPMGKNSNSSYLINYRYSTLAFFKLIGISTGTGEAVPEYQDLSMKLNFALKDASSISIFAIAGNSNIDILGSELDLDDPETDLYGNEMVDIYNRSRTAITGVSHNYFFNKNTYGKLILAYTHARVQNQIDSITWNENIPTPTEEINSFNKEDRITAHYFINKKWNKKHTTRTGLLTTSTFADFTDSTYINHADQWHTFRAGDGRSQMTQIYTDWMYKFHSKWLLRTGLYTNYYQLNDNWNIEPRINLQYKWNHNLSLSAGFGIHSQQQPLPILLSLPEFGQNNSLNSNQNLDASRSRHYVLGMEYLFAKHWRLKSEIYYQDLYNIPVDPFPSSFSMLNAGADFSLPYKTGLVNEGIGRNYGVELTLERNFSDGFYMLMTSSIFDSQYQGSDGVWRNTAFNSEYVANLLLGKEWKLNNSMTLMADTKVVTAGGRYYTPIDFEESIATGEEILDESKAFSEKMDAYFRWDIKVGFRWNLKKITQEWTVDIQNLTNRLNPYDYNYNPRTQSINQVNQLGLFVVPQYRIYF, encoded by the coding sequence ATGAAATCAGTCATCAGATACATATTTTTCTTTTTATTGGTTTGTACATCCTTCGAAAGCTTGGGGCAACAGACACAAATCATTCAAGGTATTCTTATCGATAAAGAATCTGAATACCCAATTATTGGAGCTTCAGTTATCTTGAAAGAACATGACCCAATCATCGGAACTACTACAGACCCAAATGGTAGATTTAAACTTGAAAATGTTCCTACAGGGAGACATCAAATTCTGATATCAGCAATTGGTTATGAAACAATAACCCTAAATGAAATTCTAGTCATTGGAGGAAAGAGTACCCAACTCGATTTAAAAATGACTGAAAAAGCAACCCAATTAGATGAGGTTGTTGTCAAACCTGATGATCCGCATTACACTCCAAACAATGAAATGGCTTTGGTTTCGGCTAGAGGTTTTGATACCGAACTCACAGAACGATTTGCAGGAAGTAGAAATGACCCTGCCCGAATGGCTACTAATTTTGCCGGTGTTTCTGGAGCCAATGATGGTAGAAATGATATAATCATAAGAGGGAACTCTCCTATGGGCGTCTTATGGCGTTTGGAAGGTGTTGATATTCCCAGTCCAAATCACTTTGCAGCTTTTGGCTCAACAGGAGGGCCTGTAAGTATGCTAAATACCAATACACTAGGGCAAAGTGACTTTATGACGGCGGCATTTCCAAGTGCCTACGGTAATGCTTTAGCAGGTGTTTTTGATTTAAATATGAGAAATGGGAATCTCGGTAAAAATGAATTTATGGGGCAAATTGGCTTTAATGGTATTGAGCTAGGAGCTGAAGGCCCAATGGGTAAGAATAGTAATTCTTCATACCTTATTAACTATCGCTACTCTACACTTGCGTTCTTTAAACTAATCGGAATTAGTACAGGTACAGGAGAAGCTGTCCCCGAATACCAAGACCTTTCCATGAAATTAAACTTTGCACTCAAAGATGCTTCTTCCATTTCAATTTTCGCGATTGCAGGAAATAGTAACATAGATATTCTAGGTAGTGAACTCGACCTTGATGATCCCGAAACTGATCTTTACGGAAATGAGATGGTTGATATTTACAACCGTAGTCGTACCGCTATTACAGGGGTTTCACATAATTATTTCTTCAATAAAAACACATATGGAAAACTGATTTTAGCATATACACATGCTAGAGTACAAAATCAGATTGATAGTATAACTTGGAACGAAAATATTCCTACGCCTACTGAAGAAATAAACTCATTTAATAAAGAAGACCGAATCACAGCTCACTATTTCATCAATAAGAAATGGAATAAAAAACATACGACAAGAACAGGTCTTTTAACCACTAGCACTTTTGCTGATTTTACAGATAGTACATATATCAATCATGCCGACCAATGGCATACTTTCAGAGCTGGAGACGGAAGGTCTCAAATGACTCAGATTTATACGGATTGGATGTATAAATTTCATTCAAAATGGCTTCTTCGAACAGGTTTATACACCAATTATTATCAACTCAATGACAATTGGAATATTGAACCTAGAATAAATTTGCAATATAAATGGAATCATAACCTTTCTTTATCTGCAGGGTTTGGCATCCATAGTCAACAACAACCTTTGCCAATTCTCCTTTCATTACCCGAATTTGGACAAAATAATAGCCTGAATTCCAATCAGAATTTGGACGCTTCCCGATCTAGACATTATGTTTTAGGTATGGAATATCTTTTTGCCAAACATTGGAGATTAAAATCCGAAATCTATTACCAAGATTTATACAATATTCCTGTTGATCCATTTCCGTCAAGTTTTAGTATGCTCAATGCAGGGGCCGATTTCAGCCTACCTTATAAAACAGGTTTAGTAAATGAAGGAATTGGGCGAAACTACGGAGTTGAACTTACTTTAGAACGCAACTTTTCCGATGGATTCTACATGCTTATGACCTCAAGTATTTTTGATTCTCAATATCAAGGTTCTGATGGTGTTTGGAGAAACACTGCATTCAATAGTGAGTATGTAGCAAATCTTCTTCTTGGAAAAGAGTGGAAACTCAATAATTCGATGACACTAATGGCTGATACAAAAGTTGTCACTGCAGGAGGACGTTACTACACTCCTATCGATTTCGAAGAAAGTATAGCTACAGGTGAAGAAATATTGGACGAATCTAAAGCCTTTAGTGAAAAAATGGATGCTTATTTCCGATGGGATATAAAAGTCGGATTTCGATGGAATCTGAAAAAAATCACTCAAGAATGGACTGTCGACATCCAAAACTTAACCAACAGACTTAACCCTTATGACTATAATTACAACCCGAGAACTCAAAGTATCAATCAAGTAAATCAGCTAGGATTATTTGTTGTTCCTCAGTACAGAATTTACTTCTAG
- a CDS encoding LytR/AlgR family response regulator transcription factor, with amino-acid sequence MSSNIFEILSYTVGKPWNKKSLTKMAWGTAVFVSLFLILFMPFGIRDLNMPFSKIIVLLGYGMITGGVLHLSGSIINIISDIFPFKLWQVLVATFIQMGLIALANSFYSISIGLFENNLSTVLEFIYYTYLVGVFPTLFITLFRHKKALSHKYDATQLDNQSSENYLTLIGQNQDDQITLKTEDFLFMQSSDNYTTLFYLENQEVRKAVLRGSLTYFQNQIEAEHIARCHRSYIVNFQKVILWEGNSGGGKITLSNYTEVIPVSRNYAQKWNSILKKRLPNIPK; translated from the coding sequence ATGAGCTCAAATATCTTCGAAATACTTTCATATACCGTAGGAAAGCCTTGGAATAAAAAAAGTCTCACCAAAATGGCATGGGGTACAGCAGTATTCGTTAGTTTATTTCTGATCTTATTTATGCCCTTTGGTATACGAGACCTCAACATGCCATTTTCAAAAATCATTGTGCTTTTAGGGTACGGTATGATAACTGGAGGAGTTCTTCACTTGAGTGGTTCAATCATCAATATTATTAGTGATATTTTTCCTTTTAAACTTTGGCAAGTTCTTGTAGCCACTTTTATTCAAATGGGATTAATTGCACTAGCCAATTCTTTTTATTCGATCTCCATTGGCCTTTTTGAAAATAACCTAAGTACCGTATTAGAATTCATCTATTACACTTATCTCGTCGGAGTCTTCCCTACACTTTTCATCACACTTTTTCGACATAAAAAAGCGCTTTCACATAAGTATGATGCCACTCAACTAGATAATCAATCATCTGAGAACTATTTAACATTAATTGGACAGAATCAAGATGATCAAATAACACTAAAAACTGAAGACTTTCTGTTTATGCAATCTTCGGATAACTACACCACTTTATTTTATTTAGAAAATCAAGAGGTAAGGAAAGCTGTACTAAGAGGAAGTTTAACCTATTTTCAAAATCAGATTGAAGCTGAACACATAGCTCGTTGTCACCGATCATATATTGTCAATTTTCAAAAAGTCATACTTTGGGAAGGTAATTCTGGAGGAGGTAAAATCACACTTTCAAATTATACTGAAGTGATTCCTGTGAGTAGAAATTATGCTCAAAAATGGAACTCCATTCTCAAAAAACGTTTGCCAAACATCCCAAAATAG
- a CDS encoding bestrophin family protein: protein MLIKKFFSIKEMALWTRWETLLFALLAASVTILYDIFDQKWIVLPWTPIALVGTAVAFIVSFRNNAVYGRLWEARKIWGGIVNDSRTFSIHVGDMVTNEYAKEGEALAEDELKKERIILVHRHMAWLTALRYAMRSKKKWESFMEHQTNREWAKKIHTPEFVIDEKDALAEYLSEKELEFVMRVGGNKAATIIKLQSQHLRRLKEKGLLWEFSFLVLEKRLASLLTLQGKSERIKNFPYPRQYATLNVYFVWVFVALLPFGIVPEFAKLGDELHDAYPFISEFFIWISIPFSTLVSWVFHTMERIGTVGENPFEGSANDVPISTIARNIEIDVRTCVGDSFIPDPFEVKENVQM, encoded by the coding sequence ATGCTAATCAAAAAATTCTTCTCCATTAAAGAAATGGCTCTTTGGACGAGGTGGGAAACTTTACTTTTTGCACTCCTCGCTGCTTCAGTGACCATTCTTTATGATATTTTTGATCAAAAATGGATTGTACTTCCATGGACTCCGATTGCGCTTGTAGGTACAGCCGTTGCATTCATCGTAAGTTTTCGGAATAATGCAGTTTACGGAAGGCTTTGGGAAGCTAGAAAGATATGGGGAGGAATTGTAAACGACTCAAGAACATTTTCAATTCATGTCGGTGATATGGTCACAAACGAGTATGCAAAAGAAGGGGAAGCATTAGCCGAAGATGAACTGAAAAAAGAACGAATCATACTTGTTCATAGACATATGGCATGGCTTACGGCACTTCGTTATGCGATGCGCTCCAAAAAGAAATGGGAATCGTTTATGGAGCATCAAACAAATAGAGAATGGGCTAAAAAGATTCACACCCCCGAGTTTGTAATCGATGAAAAAGATGCACTAGCAGAATATTTAAGCGAGAAAGAATTAGAGTTTGTTATGCGAGTTGGAGGAAACAAAGCCGCCACTATCATAAAACTTCAATCTCAGCATCTCAGAAGGTTGAAAGAAAAAGGATTGCTTTGGGAGTTTTCATTCTTAGTCTTGGAAAAAAGATTAGCTAGTTTATTGACTCTACAAGGAAAATCTGAAAGAATTAAAAACTTTCCATACCCAAGACAATATGCCACATTGAATGTCTACTTCGTTTGGGTGTTCGTTGCTCTTTTACCATTCGGAATTGTACCCGAATTCGCTAAGCTAGGAGATGAACTACACGATGCTTATCCTTTTATTAGTGAATTTTTTATTTGGATCAGTATACCTTTTTCAACCCTAGTTTCATGGGTTTTTCATACCATGGAAAGAATTGGAACCGTTGGAGAAAATCCATTTGAAGGTTCTGCTAACGATGTACCTATATCTACAATAGCTAGAAATATAGAAATTGATGTAAGAACTTGTGTTGGCGATTCATTTATACCTGATCCATTTGAGGTGAAAGAAAATGTACAGATGTAA
- a CDS encoding metal ABC transporter ATP-binding protein, giving the protein MVEVVKNPILEFHNLTVAYDKKPAIWNVDCKLPKGKIIGVMGPNGSGKSTMMKSIMDLVPRSSGYVKVFNCEDGSKTKIAYVPQRSAVDWDFPINVYDTVMMGRFSSKNIFKRPSRNDKDIVLDAIRKVKLEDFVDRQISELSGGQQQRVFIARALAQQADFYLLDEPFAGVDVGSEQAIMQILKEMQANGKSIMVVHHDLQTAPHYFDWLVLMSTRLVASGPFEKVFASEKLGEAFGGQLEMLQRVGDMLQKKQHPVREPRSTK; this is encoded by the coding sequence ATGGTAGAAGTTGTAAAGAATCCAATTCTTGAGTTTCATAACCTTACAGTGGCTTATGATAAAAAGCCTGCAATTTGGAATGTAGACTGCAAATTACCCAAAGGTAAAATTATCGGAGTGATGGGACCAAACGGTTCTGGTAAATCAACGATGATGAAGTCGATCATGGATCTGGTTCCGAGAAGCAGTGGTTATGTAAAAGTTTTCAATTGTGAAGATGGATCAAAAACCAAGATTGCGTATGTACCACAGCGTAGTGCTGTAGATTGGGATTTCCCAATCAATGTGTACGATACTGTGATGATGGGACGATTCAGCTCTAAAAATATATTTAAGCGTCCTTCTCGAAATGATAAGGATATTGTTTTGGATGCTATCCGAAAAGTGAAACTGGAAGATTTTGTAGATCGTCAGATTTCAGAATTGTCAGGAGGGCAGCAACAACGCGTTTTCATTGCAAGAGCACTCGCACAACAAGCTGATTTCTATCTTTTAGATGAGCCCTTTGCTGGAGTGGATGTAGGCTCTGAGCAAGCCATTATGCAAATCTTAAAAGAGATGCAAGCCAATGGTAAAAGCATTATGGTTGTTCATCATGACTTACAAACTGCTCCGCATTATTTTGATTGGCTTGTTTTGATGAGTACACGTTTGGTGGCTTCTGGGCCATTTGAGAAAGTTTTTGCATCTGAAAAGTTAGGAGAAGCTTTTGGTGGACAGTTGGAAATGTTACAGAGAGTAGGAGATATGCTTCAGAAAAAGCAGCACCCTGTTCGTGAACCAAGAAGTACAAAGTAA
- a CDS encoding metal ABC transporter solute-binding protein, Zn/Mn family, translated as MDIYKTKALTGLLTISLLFSLLSCSSENSKEETSTKIKIVTTTGMIKDAVVNIVGDHAEVVGLMGSGVDPHLYKASPKDLKHIREADLIFYNGLHLEGNMTDVLEKVAKKKHVVSLGEQIPTSKLIALNENGVYDPHIWFDVALWREGVASTIKELVKADSVNAKAYEQNGKAYLKELDVLNGWVKEHLKVIPESQRVLITAHDAFSYFGKAYDIEVKGLQGISTMSEYGLRDVKNLVDFIVENKIKSVFIESSVPIASIEAVVEGCKEKGHEVKIGGTLYSDAMGAEGTTEGTYLGMVRYNVETMVVGLK; from the coding sequence ATGGACATCTATAAAACGAAAGCACTAACAGGACTACTAACAATTTCTTTACTCTTCTCACTACTTAGTTGTAGTTCAGAGAATTCAAAAGAAGAAACTTCAACTAAAATCAAGATTGTTACAACCACTGGAATGATCAAAGATGCTGTGGTGAATATCGTCGGAGATCATGCTGAAGTAGTTGGATTGATGGGGTCGGGTGTTGATCCTCACCTTTACAAAGCATCACCTAAAGATTTGAAACACATTCGTGAGGCTGATCTAATTTTCTATAATGGTTTGCACCTTGAAGGAAACATGACAGATGTTTTAGAAAAGGTTGCAAAGAAAAAACATGTAGTTTCTCTAGGAGAACAAATCCCTACATCCAAGTTGATCGCTTTAAATGAAAATGGTGTTTATGATCCACATATCTGGTTTGATGTAGCTCTTTGGAGAGAAGGAGTCGCTTCAACCATAAAGGAGTTAGTAAAAGCTGATTCTGTGAATGCAAAAGCTTATGAGCAAAATGGTAAGGCTTACCTAAAAGAATTGGATGTTTTAAACGGTTGGGTGAAAGAGCATCTTAAGGTGATTCCAGAATCTCAACGTGTATTGATTACTGCCCACGATGCTTTCTCTTATTTTGGAAAAGCTTATGATATAGAAGTAAAAGGTTTACAGGGGATTTCTACCATGTCTGAGTATGGTTTAAGAGATGTGAAAAATCTTGTGGACTTTATCGTTGAGAATAAAATAAAATCTGTTTTTATAGAAAGTTCAGTTCCGATTGCTTCGATTGAGGCTGTTGTAGAAGGTTGTAAAGAAAAAGGTCACGAAGTAAAAATTGGGGGGACGCTTTACTCAGATGCTATGGGAGCTGAAGGAACAACCGAAGGTACTTACCTAGGAATGGTAAGGTACAATGTAGAGACGATGGTAGTAGGTCTTAAGTAA
- a CDS encoding LytR/AlgR family response regulator transcription factor, protein MTILNFQSKDLACLKTPFTLLDDNKSKVFFILFCGGFSSFFIYFFNPFNIQRMNYEDAFAHFLSISNAGIIAALILGITHFFIRRLFRATTFRLWQFLLWVIFDFTCLCTACLFLFGEFDEPLLHELKIVVRYTLSLGMLPYSLACLLIAVYKLSTRKPKEIAIPKIEEKTSIDKQFLFKEKSGKVALAVKPEQILYLKSENNYTMVVYLENDEVIKKLVRTNLKQLEKEIRFPKLIRIHRSFMLNLDAMSSFEKVKGGYQIQINQIPNTCLKVSESYRTEFESFLT, encoded by the coding sequence ATGACCATTTTAAACTTTCAGTCTAAGGATTTGGCTTGTTTGAAGACGCCTTTTACTTTGTTAGACGATAATAAAAGTAAAGTATTCTTCATTCTCTTCTGTGGAGGCTTTTCTTCTTTTTTCATTTACTTTTTCAATCCTTTCAACATCCAAAGGATGAATTACGAAGATGCTTTTGCCCATTTCTTGTCCATAAGCAATGCAGGAATTATTGCAGCGTTAATTTTGGGTATCACTCACTTTTTTATTCGTAGACTTTTCAGGGCGACTACTTTTCGTCTATGGCAATTCTTATTATGGGTAATCTTTGATTTCACCTGTCTTTGCACAGCATGTCTTTTCCTTTTTGGCGAATTTGACGAGCCACTACTTCACGAACTTAAAATTGTTGTTCGTTATACTTTATCTCTCGGAATGTTGCCTTACAGCTTGGCTTGTTTACTAATTGCTGTTTATAAATTATCGACGCGAAAGCCTAAAGAAATAGCCATTCCAAAAATTGAAGAGAAAACAAGTATTGACAAACAATTTCTTTTTAAAGAAAAAAGTGGAAAAGTTGCTTTAGCTGTAAAGCCCGAACAAATCCTTTACCTCAAATCGGAAAACAATTATACCATGGTTGTTTACTTAGAGAATGATGAGGTCATTAAAAAATTAGTACGTACCAACTTAAAACAATTGGAGAAAGAAATTCGCTTTCCAAAATTAATTCGAATACACCGATCTTTCATGTTGAATCTCGATGCAATGTCGAGCTTTGAAAAGGTAAAAGGAGGCTACCAAATTCAGATAAATCAAATCCCAAATACCTGTCTTAAAGTATCTGAATCGTATAGAACCGAATTTGAAAGTTTCTTGACTTAA